Below is a window of Fulvitalea axinellae DNA.
TCTGAGTTCCTCGTAACCGAACAGGTACACCAGGCCTATTCAATGTGGTTGCGTCATAAGGCAATGCGAAATATTGCATCAAATGGTAATACCCCAAGGCCCTAACAAAACGGCACTCCGCCCTTAATACGGCGCCTTCCGGGTCTCCGTCAAATATCTCGGGGATAATATCATACACATAGTTTGCCCTATCAATCGCCTGGTATGTTTGTCCCCAAATGTCGCGCCCAATCGGGTTGAAAAGGTTCATTGTCCGGCTTCTGATCTGGCTCCATTCGAAACCATTATTCGTAGTGACCACATTATCCGCCAGCACATCAGCCGCAACGGCGGCATTTCCACCAAAGGCCCCTGAATATGACATGGCGTCATATGCTGAGTTCAAGTATTTTTTAACATCATCTTTGGTTTTAACCGCATCTTCTGTCAGGATCAAATTATCCGGTTTGATCTTTAGGAAGCCCAGCCCTTCACACGAGCATAAAGAGCCGACCACTAACACTATAAGTAAGTATCTTATTCTTTTCATCATGCGAACGGATTAGAATGTAACATTAAGGCCCAAAGAAAATGTTCTGGCTTGTGGCGGAGTCAAGTACGTCACATTAGGGCTAAGGTTAGCTTGTTGAGCATTTTCAACATCTCTGAAGATTTCAGGGTCCAACCCCTTATAGTTTGTGACCGTGAACAGGTTAGTCGACACAAAATAAACTCTCAGGTTGTCTAAGTGCCATCTTTTCGTAAGCTTCGCCGGAAAGGTGTATCCCACAGTAAAATTCTTCATTCTTAAATAAGAACCATCGTGCAAGTACTCATTCGTATTTCGAGACTTTGAAATTCCAGAGGCTCCCTCGTCCAACGTCAACCTTGGGACGTTAGTTATGTCTCCCGGCTTTCTCCATCTGTCCAGAATTTCTCTTCGCAGGTTCCATGTTCCAATGTTACTCATATGGAACTTCTGGGCATCATCATAGATTTTTGCTCCAATAGAGAAGTTAAAGAGCAATGACACATCAAAATTGTGGAAGTTAAACGTGTTTGAAAATCCGCCAATAAAGTCCGGCAACGGCTTACCGACTACCTGACGATCTCGATCCGCATCGTACTCAAACGTTTCGAAGCGACGAACAATCTTTCCATTCTCTCTTTCCAGGCCCTCATAAACTGGACGACCTGTTTGAGGATCCACATAAAGTACTTTCACCAAGTAGTTCACACCAATAGGTTGGCCTTCAACTACCCTTGTATCTCCTGATCCCGCCAAGGCATCCGGTGGCGCACCTCCGACATCAAGCACTTTATTTCTATTTAAGGAAACATTCAGATTCGATGTCCAAGTGAAATTCTTCTTGATAATATTTGTCGAGTTAATATTAAACTCCACCCCTTGGTTCCGAAGCTTACCGATGTTCCTTAGAACAGAGACCCAACCACTTGATGAAGGCACTGACACTTGTAAGAACAAGTCTGTGGTCGTTTTTCTGTAGTAGGCAACTTCACCCGAAATCCGGTCATTTAGCAATCCAAACTCAATAGCAACATCAAAGGCATCTGTTGTTTCCCAGGAAATATCCGGATTTGAAAGCCTTTCTTGGACGATAACTTGGCTTGGTCTATCCGGAGCACCCGGACCGTATGGGTTTTGGATATTTACGTTAGTGGTTCCGTACTGGGCATAATTATCAATTTCTGCATTACCTGTTCTACCATACCCCACCTTAACTTTCAAATTGGTAAGGATATCAGAATCACTTAGGAATGCTTCGTCCGTAACAATCCATCCCAGTGATGCCGACGGGAAATATCCAAATTTGTTATTTTCACCAAAGCGCGAGCTACCATCCGCTCTAAACGTAGCTGTCAAGAGGTACCTTTCTCTGAAAGTGTAGTTTACACGACCAAAGTACGAAACGAACGAGAACGCCTGGATTGGGTTAGTAGTTGTTTGATAATCTGGATTCAGCTCTCCACCAGGCAGTCTTCTTGGCGGCAATTTCGGATCCTTGTAAATCGGAGCCCCAGGGTTTGTCGGATCTGAAAAACGAACGTTTATATCGTTTGAATGCTGTTCAAATCTCAGCCATTCCGTACCAGCAAGTAATTTGAAGCTATGCTCTTCTCCAACCGAAAAGCCATAATTGGCCGTAAGGTTCGTATTCCAACTGAAATCGAAATTGTTAGCCTGATAAGCTAATGGAACCGTCTCCAATACGTTATTCCGGAAGTCATCATATTTCCGATCTATATAATCAAGGCCACCTTCCCAACGCACCGAAAGTCCGTCGATGATTTGGTAGTTAAAATATAGGGTCGCTAAAGTTCGTAATTGTCGAGTCCTCCTGACTAAGTTGTCTATTTCCTGAACCGGGTTTAGACTTGTCGGAAAGTTGTAATAGCTTCCATCCTGGTTATGAACAGGCCAGAATGGCAACGCTCCTGACTGCGCAGTACCAAGTCCCCCGTTCCATGCCACAGGTACATTGTTATCCAATGTTCTAGTCCAACCCGTAGCGGTACCAAAGGAAATATGATTGTTGACTGTATAGTCAGCGTTTAGTCTGACATTGAATCTTTCAAAATTATTTTCTTTTAAAAAGGATTCCTCGTCCGAATAAGACACGCTTGTAAAGAGTGAGAACTTCTCACCTCCCTGAGCAAAGGAAAAATCTACATTATGGCTCACGCCTGTATGGATCACTTCATCCTGCCAGTCAGTATCTACTTTCAGCGCTTCAGCGTGCGAAAAGTTTCCCGGCAACTGAACACCGTCTGGAGACAACGGCCATTGATAGCCCGGAATTTCAGCGGCGGTACCGTAAATAAAATCATTCTCTTGAGCTTCCTGCATTACCTCTATGTACTCCCGAGAATTCAGCAGGTCAAGTTTATCCGTAGGTCTAGATGTGGTTACCCTGTAACTAACGTCAAAAGTCGGCTTTCTGGCTTTCGTGCCTTTCTTCGTAGTAATAATTACCACTCCGTTAGCTCCCCTTGAACCATAGATGGAAGCGGCTGAAGCATCCTTCAGGATCTCAACCGATTCGATATCATTCGGATTTATTGAGGATAGAGGATTTCTGTTTACGGCTCCGACCCTATCTCCTTGGGCGATTACGAGCGGTATACCGTCAATAACATAAAGCGGGTCACCACCTGCGGTGATAGATCCCGTACCTCTAATCCTTATCTGTGAGCCTGCTCCGGCCACACCGCTGGACTGAATAACCTGAACTCCCGAAGCCCGTCCCTGAAGTCCCGCCTCAAACGACGGCAACGGTTGGGCCGTGAGAGATTGCCCGGAAACTTGGGCAATTGATCCCGTTAACTCACGCTTATTCTGCGTGCCGTACCCGACGACGACAACCTCTTCCAGTTCTTTTAGATCGGAGGTCATCGTTACATTTATAATGGTTCTTCCTCCTACTCCGACTTCCTGATTTTCAAACCCTATATAGGAAAAAACAAGAAAATCAGAAGCGTCGCAACTTATTTCAAAATTACCATCCCAATCGGTAATCGTACCCTCTTGCGTGCCTTTGATTACAACGTTTACACCCGGCAAACTTTCACCGTCCGCCTGAGAGATAACTCTACCCGTGACAGTCAATGTTTGCCCCATGGACGCAAAACCCGTAAAGGCCAGGGCCAGAGCCAGTACGATAGTCTTAAACAGCCAATACTTGTTCCTCATCTAAACCGTCATTAATGGACAAAACAGCATTTTTCATAAAATAAATCCCCTATTCTGGATTTAATTCCACCTTATAACAGCAAATATTGACTCTTGTTTTAATTTAAATCATAATTACTTTCAGTATTCCTTTTTAGCATGTGAGTAAAAACGCCTACATTGTGATATTCTCCGATTCGCACTACTCAACCCAACAAAAAAGCCACCCCAAATATGGAGTGGCTCCTAAAAGAATCTCGCTTTATTAAGCTTTTCACTATTTTTTCAGCAATCGTTTAGTGTAAACCGCATCTGTTGTCGTGATCCTCAAATAGTAAATCCCTGTAACAAAACCACCTAGCTTTATCTTCCCTAAACGATCTTGGAAATCGGCAGTCAACAACCTTTTTCCATTCGCGTCAAGCAATTCAACGTTTTTCACTTCCACATTTGACGGCACATCAATTCTCAATTCATCCGTAACGGGAATTGGATAAAGTGAGATCCCCGCCTCTTCCGGATCATCAACATCGGTAAGTGTTGGGTTTACTTTAATCTTGAACTCACGATCAGTA
It encodes the following:
- a CDS encoding SusC/RagA family TonB-linked outer membrane protein yields the protein MRNKYWLFKTIVLALALAFTGFASMGQTLTVTGRVISQADGESLPGVNVVIKGTQEGTITDWDGNFEISCDASDFLVFSYIGFENQEVGVGGRTIINVTMTSDLKELEEVVVVGYGTQNKRELTGSIAQVSGQSLTAQPLPSFEAGLQGRASGVQVIQSSGVAGAGSQIRIRGTGSITAGGDPLYVIDGIPLVIAQGDRVGAVNRNPLSSINPNDIESVEILKDASAASIYGSRGANGVVIITTKKGTKARKPTFDVSYRVTTSRPTDKLDLLNSREYIEVMQEAQENDFIYGTAAEIPGYQWPLSPDGVQLPGNFSHAEALKVDTDWQDEVIHTGVSHNVDFSFAQGGEKFSLFTSVSYSDEESFLKENNFERFNVRLNADYTVNNHISFGTATGWTRTLDNNVPVAWNGGLGTAQSGALPFWPVHNQDGSYYNFPTSLNPVQEIDNLVRRTRQLRTLATLYFNYQIIDGLSVRWEGGLDYIDRKYDDFRNNVLETVPLAYQANNFDFSWNTNLTANYGFSVGEEHSFKLLAGTEWLRFEQHSNDINVRFSDPTNPGAPIYKDPKLPPRRLPGGELNPDYQTTTNPIQAFSFVSYFGRVNYTFRERYLLTATFRADGSSRFGENNKFGYFPSASLGWIVTDEAFLSDSDILTNLKVKVGYGRTGNAEIDNYAQYGTTNVNIQNPYGPGAPDRPSQVIVQERLSNPDISWETTDAFDVAIEFGLLNDRISGEVAYYRKTTTDLFLQVSVPSSSGWVSVLRNIGKLRNQGVEFNINSTNIIKKNFTWTSNLNVSLNRNKVLDVGGAPPDALAGSGDTRVVEGQPIGVNYLVKVLYVDPQTGRPVYEGLERENGKIVRRFETFEYDADRDRQVVGKPLPDFIGGFSNTFNFHNFDVSLLFNFSIGAKIYDDAQKFHMSNIGTWNLRREILDRWRKPGDITNVPRLTLDEGASGISKSRNTNEYLHDGSYLRMKNFTVGYTFPAKLTKRWHLDNLRVYFVSTNLFTVTNYKGLDPEIFRDVENAQQANLSPNVTYLTPPQARTFSLGLNVTF